In the Rhodospirillaceae bacterium genome, one interval contains:
- a CDS encoding TIM barrel protein — MPRFSANVSMLFTEVPFLERFQAAADCGFKGAECMFPYAEPAETVGAAVAKAKLKMTLFNAPPGDFADGERGLAALPGRQQDFRDSFEVALNYAEHLKCKRIHVLAGIVPEAQWEEALDVYISNLAAASDMAQEQDITVLIEPIVMDGYFLFRPDDAVQVLDDVGAKNLKILYDIYQAQLAQGAITDFLESHLDLIGHIQIAGVPGRNEPDRGGELNWPYLFDLLDSHGYGGWVGAEYTPRVSTTASLGWARDWGIAAP, encoded by the coding sequence ATGCCACGCTTTTCCGCCAACGTTTCAATGCTGTTTACCGAAGTGCCATTTCTTGAGCGGTTTCAGGCGGCGGCTGACTGCGGTTTCAAAGGGGCAGAATGCATGTTTCCCTATGCAGAACCGGCAGAGACAGTTGGCGCTGCTGTGGCCAAGGCGAAACTTAAAATGACCTTGTTCAACGCGCCGCCGGGTGACTTTGCAGACGGGGAACGCGGTTTGGCGGCCCTGCCTGGCCGGCAGCAGGACTTTAGGGACTCTTTCGAGGTCGCACTGAACTATGCGGAACATCTGAAGTGTAAACGCATCCATGTGCTGGCTGGCATTGTGCCAGAAGCGCAGTGGGAAGAGGCGCTGGATGTCTACATCTCCAATCTGGCAGCAGCGTCGGATATGGCACAGGAACAAGACATTACTGTTCTGATCGAGCCTATTGTGATGGATGGTTATTTCCTGTTCCGGCCCGATGATGCGGTGCAAGTGCTGGACGATGTGGGCGCGAAGAACCTAAAAATTCTCTACGACATCTATCAGGCGCAGTTGGCGCAAGGCGCGATCACAGACTTCCTGGAAAGCCACCTAGACCTGATCGGACATATTCAAATTGCGGGCGTTCCTGGCCGCAACGAGCCCGACCGGGGCGGCGAACTCAACTGGCCGTATCTGTTCGACCTGCTTGATTCCCACGGCTACGGCGGTTGGGTCGGGGCGGAATACACCCCGCGTGTCAGCACCACGGCCAGCCTTGGCTGGGCCAGAGATTGGGGCATTGCGGCCCCTTAG
- a CDS encoding mitochondrial fission ELM1 family protein, whose protein sequence is MTASSQTSPILWALTDDRPGNNVQVLGVARALGWTVIEKPIRYTAFARLPNIIRRATLAGVTDASRAELNGPWPDVVIAAGRRAAPVARWIKKQSSSRPEGPAKLVQIMFPGRTGARDFDLIAVPDHDAKPRVAKWSNVMTMTGAPSLITPDLLTAEAARWRDRFDSLPRPYIAVIVGGATRRKPFSTARAFDLGLQVAALAKETSGTVLLSTSRRTGPAAELALMQVIPEPREVFAWGQTGENPYLGYLALADFIVVTGDSVTMCAEACATQAPIYIYAPPKLVSAKHARLHQRLYDLGYAKPLGERLEDWTHPPLNPATAIATAIKRLIDGAPLKE, encoded by the coding sequence ATGACCGCATCTTCCCAGACTTCTCCCATCCTTTGGGCTCTGACAGACGACCGGCCGGGCAATAATGTTCAGGTTTTGGGCGTTGCGCGTGCGCTCGGCTGGACGGTTATCGAGAAGCCGATTCGCTATACCGCTTTCGCGCGCCTGCCAAATATCATCCGCCGGGCCACGTTGGCGGGGGTGACAGATGCCAGCCGGGCCGAATTGAACGGTCCCTGGCCAGATGTGGTCATTGCGGCAGGGCGTCGCGCGGCTCCTGTGGCGCGCTGGATTAAAAAACAATCGTCATCGCGTCCTGAAGGCCCGGCCAAGCTCGTCCAAATTATGTTTCCGGGGCGCACCGGGGCCCGGGATTTTGATCTCATTGCAGTGCCGGATCATGATGCCAAACCCCGGGTGGCAAAGTGGTCCAATGTGATGACCATGACGGGGGCCCCGAGTCTGATCACCCCTGACTTGCTGACCGCAGAAGCTGCGCGCTGGCGCGACCGTTTTGACTCCCTGCCGCGGCCCTACATTGCTGTCATCGTCGGCGGGGCGACCCGCCGCAAACCGTTTTCGACAGCGCGGGCCTTTGATCTGGGGTTGCAGGTCGCCGCCCTGGCAAAAGAGACGTCCGGCACTGTTCTTTTGTCGACCTCCCGCCGCACCGGTCCGGCGGCGGAATTGGCCTTGATGCAGGTGATCCCCGAGCCGCGTGAAGTGTTCGCCTGGGGCCAGACCGGCGAGAACCCCTATCTCGGCTATCTGGCGCTGGCCGATTTCATTGTTGTGACCGGCGACTCCGTCACCATGTGTGCCGAGGCCTGTGCCACCCAAGCGCCGATTTATATTTACGCGCCGCCGAAGTTGGTCAGCGCCAAACACGCACGATTACATCAGCGACTTTATGATCTCGGCTATGCTAAGCCCCTTGGCGAAAGACTAGAGGACTGGACGCATCCGCCTCTTAATCCTGCAACCGCCATCGCCACTGCCATCAAGCGTCTCATCGATGGCGCGCCGCTGAAAGAATAA